Proteins encoded together in one Triticum dicoccoides isolate Atlit2015 ecotype Zavitan chromosome 7B, WEW_v2.0, whole genome shotgun sequence window:
- the LOC119341060 gene encoding uncharacterized protein LOC119341060, which translates to MACHLRSVSLPSRPHTKVEEELHSLEASISSPSMTIETISDGLRRLGDIYSTIEEIMCLPSNQICSSQQRKMLEGETECSLELLDLCNAMHEDFTELKDIIQDLQVAIRKGDDTAVQVKIQSYTRLVKKAKKHFKKAAKKVTSDKEDCRMVRLLSEAREITTSLLESTVHLLSKQIAVPKWSLVSKAFQKKNSVICKEEQLQVLECSVGDLEAGAGILFRRLLQSRVTLLNILSS; encoded by the coding sequence ATGGCTTGCCATCTTAGATCAGTTAGTTTGCCTTCTAGGCCTCACACCAAGGTTGAAGAGGAGCTGCACAGCCTAGAGGCAAGCATCTCTTCACCCTCCATGACCATCGAGACAATCTCTGATGGTTTGAGGAGGCTTGGAGACATCTACAGCACCATTGAAGAGATCATGTGCCTTCCTAGCAACCAAATTTGCTCTTCCCAGCAAAGGAAGATGTTGGAAGGTGAAACCGAGTGCTCCCTTGAGCTGCTAGATCTCTGCAATGCCATGCATGAGGACTTCACCGAGTTGAAGGACATTATCCAAGATCTGCAAGTGGCGATAAGAAAAGGAGATGACACCGCTGTTCAAGTCAAGATCCAGTCTTACACCCGCCTGGTGAAGAAGGCGAAGAAACATTTCAAGAAGGCTGCGAAGAAGGTTACATCTGACAAGGAGGACTGCAGGATGGTCAGGCTGTTGAGCGAGGCTAGGGAGATCACCACCTCTCTGCTCGAGTCAACAGTACACCTCTTGTCCAAGCAAATCGCAGTGCCAAAATGGTCTCTCGTCTCCAAGGCATTCCAGAAGAAGAACTCGGTTATTTGCAAGGAGGAGCAGTTGCAGGTCCTAGAGTGCAGTGTCGGAGATCTTGAGGCTGGAGCAGGAATTCTGTTCCGGAGATTGCTCCAGAGCAGAGTTACTCTCCTAAACATTCTTAGCTCATAG